A window from Triticum aestivum cultivar Chinese Spring chromosome 6D, IWGSC CS RefSeq v2.1, whole genome shotgun sequence encodes these proteins:
- the LOC123142972 gene encoding aspartyl protease family protein 2-like, which translates to MEITASTLLLLMASVLVHVLPTICATVGGFSLPLVANHGGGTYRVDNDGVVVVNTTNFHHRSSVTGPLEYMYGVAVGVGTGHGKGAYFLVLDTASSLTWMRCLHCLPEQSQYGSVFDPGHSGSYRPLQSTSPLCRPPNPVHPAGHKCSFHLPHGFVGVDTIILGNPTLPIHGIAFGCAQATEAFHTKGTFAGTLGMGRLPTSLIMQIKDCVAWRFSYCLIGQGHSQDRHGFIRFGADIPEPLPLGHHRIKILPTPPHLPHGVADSAYYVKLLGVSLNGSPIPGIHQNMFERRHDGSGGCFVDIGIQVTHLVWAAYTLVENAVAGVLQQWGYERVHDHNFRLCFRQKPAIWSRIPRLTLDFEGPTTRHGERTRAHLEIRSRGLFFNVDNEQLLCFGVYPTTMGHTTVIGAMQQVDTRFIFYLRANTITIHPESCEDDTVPTPSEW; encoded by the coding sequence ATGGAGATCACGGCTTCCACCCTTCTGCTGCTTATGGCTAGCGTGCTGGTCCATGTCCTGCCTACGATCTGCGCGACGGTAGGTGGCTTCAGCCTCCCACTGGTCGCCAACCACGGCGGGGGCACGTACCGGGTGGACAATGACGGCGTCGTGGTCGTGAACACCACGAACTTCCACCACCGTTCCTCCGTGACGGGCCCCCTGGAGTATATGTACGGCGTGGCTGTGGGCGTCGGCACGGGCCATGGCAAGGGTGCCTACTTCCTCGTGCTGGACACGGCCAGCAGCCTGACGTGGATGCGGTGCCTGCACTGCTTGCCGGAGCAATCACAATACGGCTCGGTGTTCGACCCTGGCCACTCGGGCAGTTACCGCCCTCTCCAATCGACGAGCCCCCTGTGCCGGCCTCCCAACCCGGTCCACCCCGCCGGCCACAAGTGTTCCTTCCACCTCCCACACGGGTTCGTCGGCGTCGACACCATCATTCTGGGTAATCCGACTTTGCCTATCCACGGCATCGCCTTCGGGTGCGCGCAGGCCACCGAGGCGTTCCACACCAAAGGCACATTCGCAGGCACACTGGGCATGGGTCGGCTGCCTACGTCCCTCATCATGCAAATCAAAGACTGTGTCGCCTGGCGCTTCTCTTACTGTCTGATCGGCCAAGGTCACAGCCAGGACCGGCACGGCTTCATTCGCTTCGGCGCCGACATCCCGGAGCCCCTACCTCTAGGCCACCATCGCATCAAGATCCTTCCTACGCCACCACACCTCCCACATGGCGTCGCCGACTCGGCTTACTACGTGAAGCTTCTGGGCGTGAGCCTCAATGGGTCCCCGATCCCGGGCATCCACCAGAATATGTTCGAGCGGCGACACGACGGGTCAGGCGGATGCTTCGTGGACATCGGCATACAGGTGACCCATCTGGTGTGGGCCGCATACACGCTCGTCGAGAATGCGGTGGCCGGTGTGCTGCAGCAGTGGGGGTACGAGCGCGTGCATGACCACAACTTCCGCCTGTGTTTCCGGCAGAAGCCCGCGATCTGGTCACGTATCCCAAGGCTGACGCTCGACTTTGAGGGTCCGACTACTCGGCACGGGGAGCGCACACGCGCACACCTTGAAATCCGCTCACGGGGCCTCTTCTTCAATGTTGACAACGAGCAGTTGTTGTGCTTTGGCGTGTACCCCACAACCATGGGCCATACGACGGTCATCGGAGCTATGCAGCAGGTGGATACGCGATTTATTTTTTACCTCAGGGCCAACACCATCACCATCCACCCGGAGAGCTGTGAGGATGACACCGTGCCCACCCCGTCCGAGTGGTGA